Proteins from a single region of Candidatus Binatia bacterium:
- a CDS encoding DNA-processing protein DprA, whose protein sequence is MRNPAYHTREAIAAARAGRGFEAAAPGLWCCGDLSGLGRTCVAIVGTRAATPYGRRLAFAIAAELGRTGCCVLSGLALGIDAAAHEGALEAEAPTIGVLGSGHHQFFPRRNRPLAERILAAGGAVLSPYPPDQPAFRGQFLERNGVVAALADAVLVIEAPARSGALNTAGWAAGRIPVLAVPGDVDRRHVQGCLALIRDGATLARDAGDVLEALGHARPAPIATARRAPDATSSALLRALEGGATEFDEIVAATGVPASAALASLALLELEGAVESRGAARYARVETPLGGEHHM, encoded by the coding sequence ATGCGGAACCCGGCCTATCACACCCGGGAGGCCATCGCGGCGGCGCGGGCCGGCCGAGGCTTCGAGGCGGCAGCACCGGGCCTCTGGTGCTGCGGCGACCTGAGCGGCCTGGGGCGCACCTGCGTAGCGATAGTCGGCACGCGGGCCGCGACTCCATACGGCCGGAGGCTCGCCTTTGCGATCGCCGCCGAGCTGGGCCGGACCGGCTGCTGCGTCCTCTCCGGCCTGGCGCTGGGCATAGACGCGGCCGCCCACGAGGGAGCCTTGGAAGCGGAGGCACCCACGATCGGCGTCCTCGGCAGCGGCCACCACCAGTTCTTCCCGCGCCGCAACCGGCCGCTGGCGGAGCGCATCCTGGCGGCGGGCGGTGCGGTGCTGTCACCTTATCCGCCGGATCAGCCCGCCTTCCGCGGGCAGTTTCTGGAGCGTAACGGCGTCGTGGCCGCGCTAGCGGATGCCGTCCTCGTGATCGAGGCGCCCGCCCGCAGCGGCGCGCTCAACACGGCGGGCTGGGCCGCGGGACGGATCCCGGTGCTGGCCGTGCCGGGCGACGTCGACCGCAGGCACGTTCAGGGCTGCCTGGCGCTGATCCGCGACGGCGCGACCCTGGCACGCGACGCCGGGGACGTGCTAGAGGCGCTCGGGCACGCGCGGCCGGCGCCGATCGCGACCGCTCGGCGGGCGCCCGACGCCACGTCCAGCGCACTGCTGCGCGCGCTGGAGGGCGGCGCGACGGAGTTCGACGAGATCGTCGCCGCGACCGGCGTGCCGGCTTCCGCAGCGCTCGCATCGCTCGCGCTGCTCGAGCTCGAGGGCGCGGTCGAGTCGCGCGGCGCCGCGCGTTACGCGCGAGTCGAAACTCCACTGGGCGGCGAACATCACATGTAA
- the argS gene encoding arginine--tRNA ligase, with protein MEVDDALRAFADAVTGVVAAKYPNAAPAVAFEAPRRPEFGDFSTNVALTLAKAARRAPQELAAEIVCDATRRSPELEQLFSRIEPVAGFINLRLAPAIWHAAIARILREGERFGERPRNGKRVSLEFGSANPTGPLVVVQGRSMSIGATLANAMRFCGYDVFVEWIINDAGRQLDALGRSVYARYRQLFEPSYPFPEEGYPGEYLMPIAQRIRERDGERWVSAGESEWLLYFSNSARDEIVAEQQRTARRFGVEYDRWQSERELHEAGKVREGVDRLRELGLTYEQDGALFFRATRFADDKDRVLLRGDGRPTYFCMDVAYHYQKLRDSDRVVDILGPDHHGYIERLKGLSEALGFPGRLEVTIAQQVTLMRGNEQVGMSKRAGEIVTLDEIVDEVGVDAAHFFFILPAVESPLQFDLKLAVEKENENPVYYVQYGHARIASVLRRALPDDVRAAETAPLAPLDHPMEIALARRLAEFPKVVAGVVEYLAPHRLARYARDVAADFHQFYTECKILTEDAPMRQARIALCLAAKTVLARTLSLAGVSAPDSM; from the coding sequence ATGGAGGTTGATGACGCGCTGCGCGCTTTTGCCGACGCCGTAACCGGCGTCGTTGCCGCAAAGTATCCCAACGCGGCTCCGGCCGTCGCCTTCGAAGCGCCGCGCCGTCCCGAGTTCGGCGACTTCTCCACGAACGTCGCGCTCACGCTGGCGAAAGCGGCACGGCGCGCGCCGCAGGAGCTCGCGGCGGAGATCGTATGCGACGCAACGCGGCGCTCGCCCGAGCTCGAGCAACTCTTCAGCCGCATCGAACCGGTCGCCGGATTCATCAACCTGCGTCTTGCGCCGGCGATCTGGCACGCCGCGATCGCGCGTATTCTGCGCGAGGGAGAACGATTCGGCGAACGCCCCCGCAACGGCAAGCGCGTCTCGCTGGAGTTCGGCAGCGCGAACCCGACGGGACCGCTCGTCGTCGTGCAGGGCCGCTCGATGTCGATCGGTGCAACGCTCGCAAACGCGATGCGCTTTTGCGGTTACGACGTCTTCGTCGAATGGATCATCAACGACGCCGGCCGGCAGCTCGACGCACTCGGACGCTCCGTCTACGCGCGCTATCGCCAGCTCTTCGAGCCGTCCTATCCCTTCCCCGAGGAAGGCTATCCCGGTGAATACCTAATGCCGATCGCACAGCGAATTCGCGAACGCGACGGCGAACGATGGGTAAGCGCCGGCGAATCCGAGTGGCTGCTGTACTTCTCGAATTCCGCGCGCGACGAGATCGTCGCCGAACAGCAGCGCACGGCGCGACGCTTCGGCGTGGAGTACGACCGTTGGCAGAGCGAACGAGAGCTGCACGAGGCCGGCAAGGTGCGCGAGGGCGTCGACCGGCTGCGCGAGCTGGGCCTCACCTACGAGCAGGACGGCGCGCTCTTCTTTCGCGCGACGCGTTTCGCCGACGATAAGGACCGCGTCTTGCTGCGCGGCGACGGCCGTCCGACGTATTTTTGCATGGACGTGGCGTATCACTATCAAAAGCTGCGCGACAGCGATCGCGTCGTCGACATCCTCGGCCCCGATCACCACGGGTACATCGAGCGCCTCAAGGGTCTGTCGGAGGCACTCGGATTTCCCGGCCGGCTGGAAGTCACGATCGCACAACAGGTCACGCTGATGCGCGGGAACGAGCAGGTCGGCATGAGCAAACGCGCCGGCGAGATCGTCACGCTCGACGAGATCGTCGACGAGGTCGGAGTCGACGCCGCGCACTTCTTTTTCATCCTCCCGGCGGTCGAGTCGCCGCTGCAGTTCGATTTGAAGCTCGCCGTCGAGAAAGAGAACGAAAATCCCGTGTACTACGTGCAGTACGGTCACGCGCGAATCGCATCAGTCTTGCGCCGGGCCCTGCCGGACGACGTGCGCGCGGCCGAGACGGCTCCGCTCGCGCCGCTCGACCATCCGATGGAGATCGCGCTGGCTCGCCGGCTGGCCGAATTTCCGAAGGTCGTCGCCGGCGTCGTCGAATACCTCGCGCCGCACCGCCTGGCGCGCTACGCGCGCGACGTCGCCGCGGATTTTCATCAGTTCTACACCGAGTGCAAGATCTTGACGGAAGACGCACCGATGCGGCAAGCGAGGATCGCGCTGTGCCTCGCCGCCAAGACCGTCCTGGCCCGAACGCTTTCACTCGCCGGCGTCAGCGCGCCGGATTCGATGTAA
- a CDS encoding alkaline phosphatase family protein: MEKRLFGIALLCVASLAGCGSGSGSGGSTIPVVPPPTQSPPPGGDVGKYIKHVVVIVQENRTFDNIFAGFKGADSSMYGYTHTGVKVPLRAITFNGSDIYHNWKDAITDWNGGRMNGFDKNRLTNGLPAGKYSYSYLRRDLVAPYWTMAREYVLADHMFPTMFGPTFTAHIDLIASTTNLDADTAEVDGPTGQPWGCDAPKGTTTYLLDPQRVERGYGPFPCFTQYNTMADTLDAAGVTWKYYAPNVRYAGGRLWSPYAAIRNVRFGPDWKRNIISPQTTVLTDAANGRLAQVSWVIPDAADSDHAGSRSDKGPSWVADVVNAVGESPYWNSTAIVVLWDDWGGWYDNLAPPQPDFVGLGIRVPCMIVSPYAKARYVSHTQYEFGSTLKFIEEAFHLSALGPAGRGYTDTRAHSLTDSFDFKQKPRAFKRIPAPYPPAYFLSQPASGELPDSE, translated from the coding sequence ATGGAGAAGCGTCTTTTCGGAATCGCTCTGCTTTGCGTCGCGTCTTTAGCGGGGTGTGGTTCCGGCTCCGGCTCGGGCGGGTCGACGATTCCGGTGGTACCGCCGCCGACGCAGTCGCCGCCCCCCGGCGGCGACGTGGGAAAGTACATCAAGCACGTCGTCGTCATCGTTCAGGAGAATCGTACTTTCGACAACATCTTTGCCGGCTTCAAAGGCGCCGACTCCTCGATGTACGGCTACACGCACACCGGCGTCAAGGTGCCCCTGCGGGCAATCACGTTCAACGGATCGGACATCTACCACAATTGGAAAGACGCCATCACCGACTGGAATGGCGGGCGAATGAACGGATTCGACAAGAACCGGCTTACGAACGGACTGCCCGCGGGAAAGTACTCCTATTCGTATCTCCGGCGCGACCTGGTCGCGCCGTACTGGACGATGGCGCGCGAATACGTGCTCGCCGATCATATGTTTCCGACGATGTTCGGACCCACGTTTACGGCTCACATCGACCTGATCGCGAGCACGACGAACCTAGACGCCGATACTGCCGAAGTCGACGGTCCGACCGGGCAACCCTGGGGGTGCGACGCTCCGAAGGGCACGACGACGTACCTGCTCGATCCGCAGCGCGTAGAGCGGGGATACGGGCCATTCCCGTGCTTCACCCAATACAACACGATGGCGGACACCCTCGACGCCGCCGGTGTGACGTGGAAGTATTACGCGCCGAACGTCAGGTACGCAGGCGGCCGGCTATGGTCGCCGTATGCGGCCATCCGGAACGTTCGGTTTGGGCCCGATTGGAAACGCAACATCATCTCGCCGCAGACGACGGTCCTAACGGACGCCGCAAATGGACGTCTCGCCCAAGTATCGTGGGTGATTCCGGACGCAGCGGACTCCGACCACGCCGGTTCGCGGAGCGACAAGGGGCCCTCGTGGGTCGCCGACGTCGTCAATGCCGTTGGCGAGAGCCCGTATTGGAACTCCACCGCGATCGTCGTACTATGGGACGATTGGGGCGGCTGGTACGATAACCTCGCGCCGCCCCAGCCCGATTTCGTGGGTCTCGGCATCCGGGTGCCGTGCATGATCGTATCGCCGTACGCGAAAGCCCGATACGTTTCGCACACGCAATACGAGTTCGGCAGCACCCTGAAGTTCATCGAGGAAGCATTCCATCTTTCGGCTCTCGGGCCGGCCGGGCGCGGCTATACCGATACTCGAGCGCATAGCCTGACGGACAGTTTTGATTTCAAGCAGAAACCTCGCGCGTTCAAGCGGATTCCCGCGCCGTATCCGCCGGCCTACTTCCTATCGCAGCCGGCCTCGGGAGAGCTTCCCGACTCGGAATAG
- a CDS encoding AI-2E family transporter — MQAAVGTDVWRRVAWIVGAIVLLAAALWFAAHIPKTIAIFVIAAFIAFGVQPIVARLEQRMPKWVAVAIVFFGLLVLVTVFLVIVVPLAVSQTQLLVANIPAYAAATQSWLIGVESSLEQHFPTLKLPAYGLNFGKIGAAQMSGFITGALASAGAIAVNTATGLFIAFAAIVLSIFFLLNDTQIAEGFAALFPQQKRATARKLAAEVTDVFGRYISGQVIVSLITGAVIAIATALLGFKFSLIIGIISAVAYAIPIIGMLIAELVAIPMSAPQGLYMIIWVQVIMFGMARISDYVLVPKIMGQSVGVSPIGALFAVFAGGELFGVPGLILGIPAAALIKILWRYFMAPWITAQLNRS, encoded by the coding sequence GTGCAAGCCGCTGTAGGCACCGACGTCTGGCGCCGCGTCGCGTGGATCGTTGGCGCGATCGTCCTGCTGGCGGCAGCGCTGTGGTTTGCGGCGCACATCCCGAAAACGATCGCGATCTTCGTGATCGCCGCGTTCATCGCGTTCGGAGTGCAGCCCATTGTGGCGCGCCTCGAACAGCGTATGCCGAAGTGGGTCGCCGTCGCGATCGTGTTCTTCGGGCTGCTCGTGCTCGTGACGGTGTTCCTCGTGATCGTTGTGCCGCTCGCCGTCAGCCAGACTCAGCTCCTGGTCGCCAACATTCCAGCGTACGCGGCCGCGACTCAGAGTTGGCTGATCGGGGTGGAGAGCTCACTCGAGCAACATTTCCCGACGCTCAAGCTGCCGGCGTACGGCCTGAACTTCGGTAAGATCGGCGCCGCGCAGATGTCCGGTTTCATCACCGGAGCGCTCGCCTCGGCCGGCGCGATTGCGGTCAACACGGCGACCGGCTTGTTCATCGCATTCGCGGCGATCGTCCTCTCGATATTCTTTCTGCTCAACGACACGCAGATCGCCGAGGGTTTCGCGGCGCTGTTCCCGCAGCAGAAGCGCGCGACGGCGCGGAAGCTCGCGGCCGAGGTGACCGACGTGTTCGGTAGGTACATCTCGGGACAAGTGATCGTGTCGTTGATCACGGGCGCGGTCATCGCGATTGCCACGGCGCTCCTAGGCTTCAAGTTTTCGCTGATCATCGGCATCATCTCCGCGGTGGCGTACGCGATCCCGATCATCGGCATGCTGATCGCCGAGCTCGTCGCGATTCCGATGTCCGCACCGCAGGGCCTTTACATGATCATTTGGGTCCAGGTTATCATGTTTGGCATGGCGCGCATCAGCGACTACGTGCTCGTTCCGAAGATCATGGGCCAGTCGGTGGGCGTCTCGCCGATCGGCGCGTTGTTCGCGGTCTTCGCCGGAGGAGAGCTATTCGGCGTCCCCGGGCTGATCCTCGGGATCCCGGCGGCCGCGTTGATCAAGATTCTGTGGCGATATTTCATGGCGCCGTGGATCACGGCACAGCTGAATAGGAGCTAG